GACTAGACGATCCGAGCACTTCCTTTGCGCAGCCTCGCCGCAGATGCGATAGGCCAACCCACACGCTGCACAGCACATCCACACGCCTAATCACAACCATGGCCTCGAGATTCAACCCAGGGAAGCTGTTCATCCGCACCCGCTTCAACTACGAAAAGGTGCCCGGCCAGGACAGCCAGGCCTCGTCCCCACTGCCGCTCTTCAGCAGCAAAACATGGGGCAACAAATACCGCCAGCCAGCGTGGGCGAACCGCATCCAGCGCCCACGTCTCTCGTTTGCGCGTCTCATCACCCTTGCCGTGACCATTGTAGTCCTCACCTCAGTTTTGGGTACTGGAATCTACAGGAGGCATAGGTGGAGTAGCCCACAACACGGTGGCGACGAAGGCCGGAAACAATACCACTGGGAGCACTACCCTCGGTAAGCACGCCCAGCTCCTGGCCTTATGCAGCACATCTAACCCCCTTAGATTAAACGGATTCTTCAATGGTGTTCGCACCCTTGTCCCCTATGGCGACTGGGTGTCGGAGCAGGACTATGTCAAGTACTCTCAGAGCCCCAACCCAGAGGACAACATCAAGCCCAAGTGGCCTGTCATGCCAAAGGACAACAAGGAGCCGCCCCTCGACCCCAAGCCCTTCGACCCCTACAAGTTCGACTCTCCTGAGTACCTCAAGAACCATGATGAGGTCAAGACCTGCTACCTCGACGAGGAGGAGAAGGTCGACCTGCCCGACATCTACGCTTACCCCGGCATTCCCCAAAACATGACTGCGCCCTTCTTTGGTTCATACGAAGAAATCGGTTTCGACGACAAAGTGTGCTTTGAGCGCTTCGGCCGCTTCGGTCCCTACGGCTACTCCTACTCCCGTGACGAGGGCGGTCTCGACATGGACGGCAAGTCTGAAAAGGCCGGTGCCGACAAGATCTGGAGCTGGGAGAAGAAGGTCGACTACCGCAAGGTTAACTGGGCGGATGCCATGAAGCGATGCCGCGAGAAGAACGCTCACCGCTTCGACAAGAACACGACCGAAAAGACTGAGCCAGCCAAGAAGAAGGTTCCCCGTCACGCCTACGTTCTCCGCACCTGGACTGGCTACAAGTACAGCGACTACCAGATCCTCACTCTCCGTGCCATGATCAACGAGCTCGCTCTCAAGTCTGGTGGCGAGTACGACGTTCACTTCCTGCTCCACGTCAAAGACGACAGCCTGCCCATCTGGTCTTCGGAAGAAATCTACCAAAAGGTCATCGAGGACAACCTTCCCAAGGAATTCTGGGGCATGGCTACCCTCTGGTCCGAGCAGCAAATGCGCATGTACTACCCAGAGCCCTTCCCCAACAACGTCTACAACCACGCCAAAGCTCCAGTTCACTCCGTCTACCGCAGCGCCCACTTTGCCATGCAGTGGTTCGCCCAGGCTCGTCCTGAGTACGACTTCTACTGGAACTGGGAGATGGATCTCCGTCTCAGCGGTCACTACTACGAGTTCCACAACAAGATTGGCGAGTGGGCCAAGCGACAGCCCCGTAAGGGCCTGTGGGAGCGATCTTCTCGCTACTACATTCCTGAGCTCCACGGATCTTGGAACAACTTCACCGAGATGGTCGAGGAGGAGCTCTACAACAGCGATGAGAAGCCGGTTTGGGGCCCTCCCAAGTTTGAAAACACTGGCATGCTTCCCAGCCCTCCCGAGACGGAGCCGCCGCATTCTTACCTCCAGGACAACTACGAATGGGGTGTTGGCGAGGAAGCCGACATCATCACTTTCAACCCCATCTTCGATCCCGCCAAGACCAACTGGGTTTTCCGCGACGACGTAACAGGATACAACCTCGAGCTTCCGGAACCCCCAAGACGCTGCGCCATCATCACTGTTTCACGTCTGTCGAAACGACTACTCGATCTTATGCACCGCGAAACCTACCTCATGAAGCACCACATGTTCCCTGAGATGTGGCCACCGACGGTAGCGTTCCACCACGGCCTCAAGGCCGTCTATGCTGCACACCCCGTGTACTTTGATCACAACTGGCCTCTCGAGAACCTCGAAGGAACCTTTAACAAGCCCCCGAAGCCCACCGACAGCGTCTTCGGATGGGGCGAGCACAACCAACTCGGCAACAGCTTCTATTACAACGCCGGTTTCTCGTCCGAATGGTGGAGGAGATGGCTCGGCTCCCGCGAAAACGACAAGGGCGGCCCAGCTGAAGAAGAGGCTGGCACCGGCCGGTTATGcatgcgcaatacccttTTCCATCCAGTCAAGTACGAAAAAGGATCCGAGTGATTTTCCACGCTTCGCAAATATACCCCTTTAATTGCTGGCTTTTTGGGTTTCCTTTGTTGCTGCATTTTCCCCGCCGCAAATCTGTCTGTTGTAGACTCCTCATGTCACTTGGGCTATCGCATATCCAGCTCTTTCGTGGCTTTTCTCATCGGGCGGCGTTCATTGGCGTTTTCTGAAATGAAACAGTTTGTTTTTGAGCATATTTTCCTTGTTTTTCTTATTGTTGTATACTTCAGCGCTGGACTATTGACCTCTC
The sequence above is a segment of the Pyrenophora tritici-repentis strain M4 chromosome 3, whole genome shotgun sequence genome. Coding sequences within it:
- a CDS encoding DUF3405 multi-domain protein, producing the protein MASRFNPGKLFIRTRFNYEKVPGQDSQASSPLPLFSSKTWGNKYRQPAWANRIQRPRLSFARLITLAVTIVVLTSVLGTGIYRRHRWSSPQHGGDEGRKQYHWEHYPRLNGFFNGVRTLVPYGDWVSEQDYVKYSQSPNPEDNIKPKWPVMPKDNKEPPLDPKPFDPYKFDSPEYLKNHDEVKTCYLDEEEKVDLPDIYAYPGIPQNMTAPFFGSYEEIGFDDKVCFERFGRFGPYGYSYSRDEGGLDMDGKSEKAGADKIWSWEKKVDYRKVNWADAMKRCREKNAHRFDKNTTEKTEPAKKKVPRHAYVLRTWTGYKYSDYQILTLRAMINELALKSGGEYDVHFLLHVKDDSLPIWSSEEIYQKVIEDNLPKEFWGMATLWSEQQMRMYYPEPFPNNVYNHAKAPVHSVYRSAHFAMQWFAQARPEYDFYWNWEMDLRLSGHYYEFHNKIGEWAKRQPRKGLWERSSRYYIPELHGSWNNFTEMVEEELYNSDEKPVWGPPKFENTGMLPSPPETEPPHSYLQDNYEWGVGEEADIITFNPIFDPAKTNWVFRDDVTGYNLELPEPPRRCAIITVSRLSKRLLDLMHRETYLMKHHMFPEMWPPTVAFHHGLKAVYAAHPVYFDHNWPLENLEGTFNKPPKPTDSVFGWGEHNQLGNSFYYNAGFSSEWWRRWLGSRENDKGGPAEEEAGTGRLCMRNTLFHPVKYEKGSE